gagagagagagaacacgagggagagagtgagaggagaggggggactgGGTCAGGCTGagtatgtgtgcgcgcgcgcgcgtgtgtgtgtgtgtgtgtgtgtgtgtgtgtgtgtgtgtgtgtgtgtgtgtgtgtgtgtgtgtgtgtgtgtgtgtgtgtgtgtgtgtgtgtgtgtgtgtgtgtgtgtgtgcgtgtgtgtgtgtcgttctgAGCTTGGACCTGGAGACAGTGTATTTGAGCCTTGACTGTAAAGTCTTTGGAAAGACGTGTCGCTGGTTTACTGAAAGACTGAGATCAGCTGTCCTCAACTGGACCATCAGAAGCAGAGATTGTGAATACTTAAATGTATGATCAACTACGGCTAAAATATTTGACCTAGTAACCTGTTTTAGCCTACTGCCTAAACTTGTATTTCAGCAAATACAAGTTTGTACgaaagaggattagggccacatgtGATTCTTTTTTTGGAGTTCTGATTTTAATCTCACAATTCTGACTTCAAtacagaattctgactttaaactcagaactacaaaaaaaatcacatgTGGCTCAACCCCCTTCCTTAAATTTGTTATGGATGATCGCCATACAATAGCTCACAACTCCGCAGCCAGCAGATTGTCAACTCCACACCTTTAACCTGAGCGGTGGTGGTGTCTTCTGTTTCGTCACCACCGCTGTGTACCCGTCCCCCCCTCGGTGAGAGGCTGGACGTGGGGTCCAGGCCGCGGCGTCCTACCGTGAGGTAGATGTATCCCAGGGTGGAGATGATGCCGCAGAAGAACCCCACGATGAGCGAGCCGTAGGGCATCAGCATGAACTCGGCCGCCGTGCCCACCGCCACGCCCCCGGCCAGGGTGGCGTTCTGGATGTgcacctgggagagagagggagagagagagagagagagagagaggtcctaCTCTCAGGTCGTAGGTCATCACGTGAGCACAGCCAACGATGGGAATCTGATGTGAGGCAGCAACTCCCAATAATTTTCATCAGAAGAAACACAAATCACATGCTCTCAAATTCGTGATTCAGGAAAAGGTGAAGTTAGTTTCAAACCAGCAAGTTTGTTGAGGGAAATACGTAGAACTGAGAGCAATATGAAAACCGATGAAAATGTCAAAATATCATTGTTGCTTAGGGTTAGATTCAGATGCGGATTTCTGATTCAGATGCATCATCCTTAAAGCAATGAAGCACCAACGTTACAGCGGAGCACCAGCGACTCCCACAGGGAGCCCAGATAGTCTGACAGCTAACACAAGGAGGGACTGAGATTAAGGGCTCCAGCAGTGGTGCAGTAACATGGCCTGATGTCTGTAGGGCGCACCATGTCCAGCTTCCCCTGCTTCTGGAACAGGCTGGAGACGGCCACGCTGGTGAGCACCGTGGAGGCCAGGGAGAGGTAGGTGTTGATGACGGCCCGGTGCTGCCCGTCCCCGTGGTCCGTCAGGGCCGAGTTGAAGCTGGGCCAGAACATCCACAGGAACAGGGTGCCTGTGTGGTCCCAGGAGAAGGGAGAGCGTTCACAGGGGTCACAAGACTCGTTTGGGGTAAAAAATGTAATAGTAAAGGAATAATAtagaaaagtatatatattattattaatattaatcataattataatagtaataataataataaatattgaataatgacaacaataatagaaataatacaaataaaatataataatatataataaataatactacatactatataggctatataggatTATTTATTACTATATAAAGTCATACATTATATGTAggtataataaaataaaaaatatatgcacaTATATCTTTTtactagtactaatactacGGAAATACTGTGTATTGTACGTTTTTAGATGCACTGTACTATAATAAGCATGCAGCCATTGTGGGCCCACCGATCATAGCGAACACGTCTGAGTGGTACACAGAGCCCTGCAGACGGCTGCTTTGCTCCAGGTTGGGCCGGTACAGCATCCACGAGATGGCCAGACCATAATAAGCCCCGAAGGTGTGGATCACCATGGAGCCTCCAGCGTCCCTGGCCTatagagaaaaagaaaatatgaCAATTATCAATGTGACACACAATAATAATTACACAATTACATTAACGTCAatcatacataataataataataataataataataataataataataataataataataataatgttgaaagtaccaaaggtcaaacaaaatctaaaatcaaaaaaatcaatgagactcatcatcatcaccatcaccaacaccaacctcatcttcatcctcatcatcatcatcatcctcatcctcatcatcatcatcatcatccccatcaACATCCCCATCGTCGTCATGGTGATTCCGTGAGGGACGTACGTGTATGATGGACAGGATGATGTACTCCTCCACGGCGTACAGGGTGATCCCGAACAGGGTGAGCACCAGCAGCTGCACCGGGCTCACCTTCCCCAGCACTGCGCCGTAGGCGATCAGGCAGCCGGCCACGCAGAAGTCCGCGTTGATCAGGCTGGGAGCGGGGAGCAGCGAGAAGGACGCGTGAACCGACTGTATTGTGATGTCGTCATAAGCGAGTCATCAGCTCATCCAATCCACGAGCGAGGTGGTGTTTAGGATTTTATGTTTCAGACGCACAAGGGAGGTCGTCTTCCAACACGTTACCTCGCAGTTCATAAGGAatgggttttgtttttttaaagccaTAAATTGGTGTGCAACCTATGAGGATTCAACACTGTTATGCTaacagaatatatattttaaatacatttaccGGTAGCCGAAAATAATTTGTAGTGCGTCCAACAATGGCACTATTTATAGTCCATTAAAACTTGGTATGCTAACAAAATAAATCCAACTAATTCAGAAGTAACAAAAAGCTGAATTCCCTTGGATAATAATCCTGATGTCAATAAGGCCTAACGTGAATCCTGTTTATGTCTTTTTATGTGGCCATTTACTGTCCAGCTACAGGTCAAACGGTAATCAtcaaccaccacaaccaccacatcaaccaccacaaccaccacatcaaacactaccaccaccacatagaccaccaccacaaccaccacatcagccaccaccacatcaaacaccaaaacatcaaccaccaccactatatcaaccaccaccaccaccacatcaacaACCACATCAACCACCCCCACGGGACGACAGCAATGCGTACTTCTCAACGCCGATCTTGATCTTCCCGTCGGTGTCCAGGGAGCTGAACCAGCCCTGCATCAACAGCGCCCACTGGAGGCCGAAGGCCGCAATGAGGAAGTTGAAGCCCACCGCCCCAAAGCTGTAGCGCTTCAAGAAGGTCATGAGGAACCCGAAGCCCACGAACACCATCACATGGACGTCCTGGAAACCTGCAGGGGACGGGCGAGAGAGGTCAGCAGGGGcaggataggagagagagagagagagagagagagagagagagagagagagagagagagagagagagagagagagagagagagagagagagagagagagagagagagagagagagagagagagagagagagagagagagagagaccatttacaaagagcaagaagaagaggaaatgtAAGGGACAAAGAGAGTAAGACACATAGACAATTtacaatgaaagagagagagcagaagcgcgagagagagcgggggagagtgTTTGATGCATGAGCTTAGGGATGTTCATTGCCAATGGAAGTGTGGTGCGGAGTGCAAAGACACAAGGTGACTGActacagaagaggaggagggggggggggggggctgaggggtaCACGGTGGTGAAACCCTGTCACGTTGCACGGTAACCGCTAGTGACCCCTCTGAGGGGCCGTGTGGACAGGAAACACCCCAACTCCCGCATCGCCCTCCAGGCATTGCTAACAACCATGCGCCTTCACAACAACGCACACATCATAGGGCCAAGTGTCCGACAAATAACAGCGCACAATACTTTCACACCGCACGGTGAAACATTAGAGGTTTAACTACCGAAGGGCCGGAAAGTCTTTTGTGGTAAAGAAAATGTCGGATGAGGCCTAAGAAGTGGTTTGAGTTCCCCAAGACAAAGGGCGCTTCAGACGGGGAGAACGCCCAGCTGTCCTCGTGTTAACTGGAAGGCGAGGCCTAGGAGTTCAACCTGACATCAATACCTTATGGGTGACCACGCCTAGAGGACCACACCCACAATgcagacatacgcacacacgttaaCCAGAACTCATCCACAAACacggaacgcacacacacgcgcgttaaccctcacacatccacaaactgggaacacactcacgctcacagacacacactaacacctcCTTAAAcatggaacacacacgcacacacgcgcacatactgTACATTAACCCTAACACATGCAAAACATGGAACACACGAACACGGAACACAAACATTTAACCTAAAAGATCAACAAACAAGGAACACACGCatgacacacgcacgtacacaaacattaacccacatccacaaacacacacacaaggcacgaGGCAAGCAAGATGGGACAAAAACGAACCAACAATACAACACATGTCTTCACTGTAATGCCTATACCACACTCTGGCACGAGTTCAGACATGGAGGATGGGAAGAGTTGCAGAGGCGAGCAGAAGGCGATGACACccgtgggagtgtccacctgtGTCTCTCAAGCAGTCAGCACTACTAACCCCATCAGCCCTGCTAGGCAGCAGTGATCCAGTGAGCAGTGATCAATAACACAATCAACGTGTCGATGGTACAACTGGGGAGTAATCAaccattaaaaaaatgaataaaaaatgaatttCTAAATTTCTATTTTCATTCTACTTACTTGGGTATCTGAAATAGAAGTCATTCTCGATGTCGCTCGAGATGTTGTTTGTCCTCCTGAACTCCCGCCAGCGGACGTCCGACTCGGTGTTGTAGCGGATGAAGACGCCAAACAGGATGACCATGGCCGTCTGCCACACGAAGCAGACCACCGGCAGGCTGACGCGCACGTTGGTGTTCTTGGGACGGTCGCACAGATCCCTGAAGCTCTGGACGCAGCCCATCctgaaggtggtggaggggtaGGGAGGGGACAAAAGGCTGAGTTGTGGGGACAGAGGGGCAGACAGTGGAGGCTGCGTGTCTCAGATCACCGTGTGCACCTGGAGCAGAAAGACAGCAGGGTTATCTCTCCCACTTAGGAAGACGAGCCACTTTCTGCATGGGATAGCACAGCGACACTCCCTCTTCTCTAGGCCGCTACGATTGGACACGGGATGTCCTCGAAGGATCTAAGGGTGGAAGGGGTCGTCTCAAGCTATATTGGACGTGAGCTCAACCGTGATCCACCTCTTTCTGTTGGatagacacacaccagacacacacacacacacacacacacacacacacacacacacacacacacacacacacacacacacacacacacatagtttgaCATCAAATGAGAAGATATTTCACACTATAGGAACATTATGGGTGTAGAGCATCACCAATAACTTGCGTGAGCCTTCTCTCGTCCCTGAGACTCAAacgaggagaacgaggagaCATGGGTTGGAACATCTGTACACATGGAACACATGCTGAGAacggatagacacacacacacacacacacacacacacacacacacacacacacacacacacacacacacacacacacacacatgatatatATAACAGATACAATCCCCAGCATACAGGAGGGCTTGCTGTTTAGTGTACTATGCATACATGACACTTTAAACATGACACTGCACACCTTACATGACACTGTCCACATACATGACACTGTACAGAAGCACATTGATGCTTTGGAGACATTTCCACAGCTTCTGTGGCCATTGCTATCAACACACATTtcctaattattatttaataaagaTAATGTATACACACTATAGTGAAGGCTTAGGTGCCATTTTGTGCCAGATGTCATTGTAAATATACGTTATGGTTAATAATGCATAGTATAATCATTCTAAAGGCGTTTGTGGTGTGGAGGTGAAGGAGTTGGGTTTAGTGACTTAGACAGCTTGACAAATGACCCATGAATGGGTGGTTCACGTCAGAGGTGGCCTGCTTTACAAAGTGAAATCAGAGATCAACTCTGGGACCACAGAACCAAGGGAATCTGACACTGTTGACATCAGTGTATGAAAATAAAAGCTTAATGCTACTCCGATGATGGTGAGTGATGACTGTTATGTGTTTAGTGACGCATATACCGTAGGATTGCTTACACTTTAGGCTAAGCCTCTAGCATCTGTATTCGGGGAGCCATCATAAGTGAAAATATGTTAAGAAAAATAGATTGATTTTGCATGTTACCACATGACGGATGAATGAATGCTGAGAACACTTGTCAAGTGTGGACACTTATCCAATCTTGTTCAGCAGAGACCCCAGCAGAGACACTTCCAGGCTTTTATTAACAGAACTGTATAAAGATTGAAATCAATTTAGAAAAGTTAAACTCTTTAGTAAACTAAAGAATTAGTTTCCATTTCCGATGTGTGTGAATCATGTTCGGCTGTTCAATCAATCTGTCAGTATACTGTTTCACCCTGAATCCATATTAATGAGCGTTCATGTTGCGCCACTTGCTGCCTGGTTCAAAAGGAGCTCAAACAACCAGACAGCATTCACCCCTCCATAACGTTACCACACTTTTAGCCTCAGCATCTCAAGGAACGACGACGGACATGTTGCCTATTGTGCATAGATGTAAACAGTTTTTCAGTGTATCTTCAATGGATCGCATAGTAGAGATTCTTGACAAATCTAGTTGAATAAAATGATGTGGATCATGTATGTGGACAATTTTAATTCAGCGGCTTTGTGAGCTTACTCACAGGGCATCATTATTAGGAAGCCAGGTAGCTTTACCTGTTCATTGAGCTCATGGCATGGCTTGGCTTGGAATCGGTGTCTTGGTGACACCAGTGTGGCGAACAGATTGGGTCCCCCTTGGTTTCCCTAGTGTTGCTGGGTAATGTAAACTCCATATGGGGATGTTTTGTGGATATGATGCTGCCAAGCGATGCCCTTTCATGCAGTAAAAAGACACGATACAAAGCATGTCATGTTGTTGACAGCGTAAGCGTTTTTCCTTAAAGTTCTGTTGAGTGAAATGTTGTGTCAAAGTTTGACGAATAACGTTTGACACCTCACACACCTTATTCTTATAAAGTAACATGGTAAAAATGTTACTAAAACAAAATAGATTATTAAAATAAGCAATAATTAATGTTCCCAATCAGATCAACCATTATTACATAATTTATTAGTCGTTTCTTAACATTTTACAGTTTGAAATACACGTTACAATATTCTCATGAAGCGATCACACATGTAAAGCATACCTTTAGCACAACTAACACACGACTTTCGTCTTAATTACAGGATATTTACTCATTGTCTATCAAGTATTTCCATCCTATTTCACTCCTCAAATATGCTGTTTGATTCTGGAACCTAAGGATACAGGGAAAGGATTAAACCAGTTTGGCATGTGGGAATGAGAGTAAGTCAACAGAATCCAAATTGTTGCCCATAAAAGAGCATCAGGAAATAGATCAACATGCACAAGTACAACCTAAATCCCAAATGTACAATAGCTAAATGTATTTGTCTCGCAGCATAAATTGTGTAATAGCAGATTCATTCACACTCAGTGTTAAGAGtggtgtaggcctactatacaTGCTTGTTAAATAACCCAAAGGCCACATTTCACCACAACCTGATAATGATAAAAAGATAATGATCATATTATAAATAAGAAAATGTTGATCTTCAAAATGTTATTTGTGGGTCCAAACAAGGCAACGTTGTGTATGGACAAATTCAATCAATTATGTTTGTGCATAGGTATATACCTTTAGCCTAAACCTGTTTTCTGAAAGGAATAAAGTACGTATGATTATAATTGATCTCTAACTAAATCACGAAATTAAATTAAACTCATAAATTCAAGGCTTTACTTTGCATTTCACAAATCAATCATATCGGCAACCAGCTGCCTCTCCAAACGGGTAAAGTCCTGATCGGGCAGAAGATACCTTTGAATGATATCTTTGACGTCCTTTTCAGTCAAACACTCATAGTCTTGCTGAACTTTAAACGGCAGGTGTCCAGCCAGTTCACACAGAGCCACATTAAAAGCGGTTTCCTCTTTCGCCCCGAAGCTGGACCTCCTGGGCCATAGAGCAATGCGCACTCCTCTCCTGGACCCCTGCTGAGCCTCCTCCTGCTGGCCCTCACTGGGGGGGCATCCTCTGGTCAGAAACAGGTTGTGGGCAACATCTCCGTTTACAAGGGCTTCTGTGACTTGGAAAACGACACGGGCGATTTGATCGAGGTCATTGGGTTCTGCGTAAAACAGAAAACCTCTGGGCAGGTGTGTCAACCGGTAAAAGCCCTTTTCAGGAACCAAAGGCTCAACCGGCACggtctccagcagcagctcttgTTTTAGGTAATAGCAATGCAGGTGTAAATGGTTCACAGAAGCAAACGCTCCCAGGCTGTTGAACCCGACCCTGAAGCCCGGATCAGAGCTCAGCAGAACCGATTCTATCCCGGTCTGGATGGCGGACAGTGTCAGGACCTGTGGCAAACAGCGTGACGGCTCTGGGACAAACAGACAATGTCCAAACTCCAAGGGACTGACATTGACCAGCACCACCACTTTCTGGAGCTCAGGTCGATCTCCCCCTGGAGGGCGAAGACTCTGTTCAGTAACCCTGCTCATCTCAAACAGCACTTCTTCTGGACTGATCTTGTTGAAGTTG
This genomic stretch from Gadus chalcogrammus isolate NIFS_2021 chromosome 9, NIFS_Gcha_1.0, whole genome shotgun sequence harbors:
- the rhcgb gene encoding ammonium transporter Rh type C-like 2 encodes the protein MGCVQSFRDLCDRPKNTNVRVSLPVVCFVWQTAMVILFGVFIRYNTESDVRWREFRRTNNISSDIENDFYFRYPSFQDVHVMVFVGFGFLMTFLKRYSFGAVGFNFLIAAFGLQWALLMQGWFSSLDTDGKIKIGVENLINADFCVAGCLIAYGAVLGKVSPVQLLVLTLFGITLYAVEEYIILSIIHARDAGGSMVIHTFGAYYGLAISWMLYRPNLEQSSRLQGSVYHSDVFAMIGTLFLWMFWPSFNSALTDHGDGQHRAVINTYLSLASTVLTSVAVSSLFQKQGKLDMVHIQNATLAGGVAVGTAAEFMLMPYGSLIVGFFCGIISTLGYIYLTPFLEKHLKIQDTCGVHNLHAMPGVIGGVVGAITAAAATETVYGKEGLINTFDFDGDFKGTTPSRQGGMQAAALCVALVFGIGGGIFVGCILRLPIWGDPADEDCFDDQFYWELPEDEESVEPVLEYNNHTIRNKNVAETIFSVEQT
- the gdpgp1 gene encoding GDP-D-glucose phosphorylase 1; amino-acid sequence: MSQFTYSHRDLLTDIHRAEQPDPHTELSPFDTLLSTGWRERMGRGGVFRYRLGALQTRVLPGPLSLVAQLNVQRGVERRKPQEIQSIKQPYNAHQFNFNKISPEEVLFEMSRVTEQSLRPPGGDRPELQKVVVLVNVSPLEFGHCLFVPEPSRCLPQVLTLSAIQTGIESVLLSSDPGFRVGFNSLGAFASVNHLHLHCYYLKQELLLETVPVEPLVPEKGFYRLTHLPRGFLFYAEPNDLDQIARVVFQVTEALVNGDVAHNLFLTRGCPPSEGQQEEAQQGSRRGVRIALWPRRSSFGAKEETAFNVALCELAGHLPFKVQQDYECLTEKDVKDIIQRYLLPDQDFTRLERQLVADMIDL